The following are encoded together in the Drosophila sechellia strain sech25 chromosome 3R, ASM438219v1, whole genome shotgun sequence genome:
- the LOC6606503 gene encoding heterogeneous nuclear ribonucleoprotein 87F isoform X2, whose amino-acid sequence MAEQNDSNGNYDDGEEITEPEQLRKLFIGGLDYRTTDEGLKAHFEKWGNIVDVVVMKDPKTKRSRGFGFITYSQSYMIDNAQNARPHKIDGRTVEPKRAVPRQEIDSPNAGATVKKLFVGGLRDDHDEECLREYFKDFGQIVSVNIVSDKDTGKKRGFAFIEFDDYDPVDKIILQKTHSIKNKTLDVKKAIAKQDMDRQGGGGGGRGGPRAGGRGGQGDRGQGGGGWGGQNRQNGGGNWGGAGGGGFGNSGGNFGGGQGGGSGGWNQQGGSGGGPWNNQGGGNGGWNGGGGGGGGYGGGNSNGSWGGNGGGGGGGFGNEYQQSYGGGPQRNNNFGNNRPAPYSQGGGGGGFNKGNQGGGQGFAGNNYNTGGGGQGGNMGGGNRRY is encoded by the exons ATGGCGGAACAAAACGATTCCAACGGAAACTACGACGATGGTGAAGAG ATCACCGAGCCAGAGCAGCTGCGCAAACTGTTCATCGGCGGCCTGGACTACCGCACCACCGATGAGGGCCTGAAGGCTCACTTCGAGAAGTGGGGCAACATTGTCGACGTGGTGGTGATGAAAGATCCCAAGACGAAGCGCTCTCGCGGCTTCGGTTTCATCACGTATTCCCAGTCGTACATGATCGACAATGCGCAGAATGCCAGGCCCCACAAGATCGATGGACGCACCGTGGAGCCCAAGAGAGCTGTGCCACGCCAGGAGATCGATTCCCCGAATGCGGGTGCCACGGTAAAGAAGCTCTTTGTGGGCGGACTTCGTGACGATCACGATGAGGAGTGCCTGCGAGAGTACTTCAAAGACTTTGGCCAGATCGTGAGCGTGAACATTGTTTCCGACAAGGACACCGGCAAAAAGCGCGGCTTCGCCTTCATTGAGTTCGATGACTACGATCCCGTAGACAAAATCATCCTCCAGAAGACCCACTCCATCAAGAACAAGACCCTGGACGTGAAGAAGGCTATTGCCAAGCAGGATATGGATCGGCAGGGCGGCGGAGGTGGCGGACGCGGAGGTCCTCGAGCTGGCGGACGCGGTGGTCAGGGTGACCGCGGCCAGGGAGGCGGTGGCTGGGGAGGCCAGAACAGACAGAACGGTGGTGGCAACTGGGGCGGAGCTGGCGGCGGCGGTTTTGGCAACAGCGGCGGCAACTTTGGAGGCGGTCAGGGCGGCGGCTCCGGCGGTTGGAACCAGCAAGGCGGAAGCGGAGGTGGTCCATGGAACAACCAGGGTGGCGGCAACGGCGGCTGGaacggtggtggtggcggaggaggcggcTACGGCGGCGGAAACAGCAATGGCAGCTGGGGCGGTAACGGtggtggaggtggtggtggcttCGGCAATGAATACCAGCAGAGCTACGGCGGCGGCCCACAGCGCAACAACAACTTTGGCAACAACCGTCCAGCTCCTTACAGtcaaggaggaggtggtggaggATTCAACAAGG GTAACCAGGGTGGAGGTCAAGGCTTTGCcggcaacaactacaacaccGGAGGTGGCGGCCAGGGTGGAAACATGGGAGGTGGCAATAGACGTTACTAG
- the LOC6606503 gene encoding heterogeneous nuclear ribonucleoprotein 87F isoform X1 codes for MAEQNDSNGNYDDGEEITEPEQLRKLFIGGLDYRTTDEGLKAHFEKWGNIVDVVVMKDPKTKRSRGFGFITYSQSYMIDNAQNARPHKIDGRTVEPKRAVPRQEIDSPNAGATVKKLFVGGLRDDHDEECLREYFKDFGQIVSVNIVSDKDTGKKRGFAFIEFDDYDPVDKIILQKTHSIKNKTLDVKKAIAKQDMDRQGGGGGGRGGPRAGGRGGQGDRGQGGGGWGGQNRQNGGGNWGGAGGGGFGNSGGNFGGGQGGGSGGWNQQGGSGGGPWNNQGGGNGGWNGGGGGGGGYGGGNSNGSWGGNGGGGGGGFGNEYQQSYGGGPQRNNNFGNNRPAPYSQGGGGGGFNKGTLGNQGGGQGFAGNNYNTGGGGQGGNMGGGNRRY; via the exons ATGGCGGAACAAAACGATTCCAACGGAAACTACGACGATGGTGAAGAG ATCACCGAGCCAGAGCAGCTGCGCAAACTGTTCATCGGCGGCCTGGACTACCGCACCACCGATGAGGGCCTGAAGGCTCACTTCGAGAAGTGGGGCAACATTGTCGACGTGGTGGTGATGAAAGATCCCAAGACGAAGCGCTCTCGCGGCTTCGGTTTCATCACGTATTCCCAGTCGTACATGATCGACAATGCGCAGAATGCCAGGCCCCACAAGATCGATGGACGCACCGTGGAGCCCAAGAGAGCTGTGCCACGCCAGGAGATCGATTCCCCGAATGCGGGTGCCACGGTAAAGAAGCTCTTTGTGGGCGGACTTCGTGACGATCACGATGAGGAGTGCCTGCGAGAGTACTTCAAAGACTTTGGCCAGATCGTGAGCGTGAACATTGTTTCCGACAAGGACACCGGCAAAAAGCGCGGCTTCGCCTTCATTGAGTTCGATGACTACGATCCCGTAGACAAAATCATCCTCCAGAAGACCCACTCCATCAAGAACAAGACCCTGGACGTGAAGAAGGCTATTGCCAAGCAGGATATGGATCGGCAGGGCGGCGGAGGTGGCGGACGCGGAGGTCCTCGAGCTGGCGGACGCGGTGGTCAGGGTGACCGCGGCCAGGGAGGCGGTGGCTGGGGAGGCCAGAACAGACAGAACGGTGGTGGCAACTGGGGCGGAGCTGGCGGCGGCGGTTTTGGCAACAGCGGCGGCAACTTTGGAGGCGGTCAGGGCGGCGGCTCCGGCGGTTGGAACCAGCAAGGCGGAAGCGGAGGTGGTCCATGGAACAACCAGGGTGGCGGCAACGGCGGCTGGaacggtggtggtggcggaggaggcggcTACGGCGGCGGAAACAGCAATGGCAGCTGGGGCGGTAACGGtggtggaggtggtggtggcttCGGCAATGAATACCAGCAGAGCTACGGCGGCGGCCCACAGCGCAACAACAACTTTGGCAACAACCGTCCAGCTCCTTACAGtcaaggaggaggtggtggaggATTCAACAAGGGTACGTTGG GTAACCAGGGTGGAGGTCAAGGCTTTGCcggcaacaactacaacaccGGAGGTGGCGGCCAGGGTGGAAACATGGGAGGTGGCAATAGACGTTACTAG
- the LOC6606504 gene encoding ribonucleoprotein RB97D isoform X1: MDKGNCASSVCFGDSEADRKTEIKDEGSEHLRKIFIGGLSTQTSMETLREFFSQFGVVSDAVVMRDPVSNHSRGFGFVTFVDPKSVEIVQRARPHTIDNKIVETKHALPRQDFKRGGGVGSVVGSFGFEAGFVNSKRIFLGGLKEYHDEKVVREYFSQFGPVASVKLLIDRETGRQRAFGFLEFVDPLSAEKALAPRKHWILQTLVEVKRSTQKPDRRFRFPISSSVRAGYIPPQPATADSYNYNNPNYNRYLAQSVLPPSAFTNGWAHYVIPMASKPTPGQNTAPKHPFAGHGPDMWSTYPKPGTYSAQEWTPSKVGEWAPKAGHKHAQTSTNDRPKCNLNGLQAATSNDKLDLGAGGDGDRKSGIGLGLGSSGGADVGAGLELGLGLTAGAPVGVGAIKKWPNQDYKVFKPAKSPTNGVIPKIGKGATSPPYGI; encoded by the exons ATGGATAAGGGAAATTGTGCCTCATCGGTCTGCTTTGGAGAT AGCGAAGCCGATAGAAAGACGGAAATTAAGGATGAAGGCTCCGAGCACTTGCGCAAGATCTTCATTGGTGGCCTATCCACTCAGACGTCCATGGAAACGCTGCGCGAATTCTTTAGCCAGTTCGGTGTCGTGTCCGATGCGGTGGTCATGCGGGATCCGGTAAGCAACCATTCCAGGGGCTTTGGCTTCGTCACCTTTGTGGATCCCAAGTCCGTGGAAATTGTCCAAAGGGCCCGTCCCCACACCATTGATAACAA AATTGTGGAGACCAAGCACGCTCTGCCACGCCAAGATTTCAAAAGGGGTGGCGGCGTTGGTTCCGTTGTCGGAAGTTTTGGCTTTGAAGCCGGTTTCGTGAATTCGAAAAGGATCTTTCTGGGCGGTTTGAAGGAGTATCACGATGAGAAAGTCGTGCGCGAATACTTTTCGCAGTTTGGACCGGTGGCCAGCGTGAAATTGCTCATTGACCGAGAGACCGGGCGTCAGCGGGCATTTGGCTTCCTTGAATTCGTGGATCCATTGAGTGCCGAGAAGGCCTTGG CACCGCGCAAGCACTGGATTCTCCAGACTTTGGTAGAGGTGAAGAGATCCACCCAGAAGCCCGACAGGCGTTTTCGCTTCCCCATTTCCAGCTCGGTCCGAGCCGGCTACATTCCGCCCCAGCCGGCCACCGCTGATagctacaactacaacaatcCCAACTACAATCGCTATCTGGCCCAGTCCGTTCTGCCGCCATCGGCATTCACCAACGGCTGGGCCCACTATGTGATTCCGATGGCATCCAAGCCAACACCCGGTCAGAACACGGCTCCAAAGCATCCGTTCGCCGGACACGGTCCGGACATGTGGTCCACCTATCCGAAGCCCGGTACCTACTCGGCCCAGGAGTGGACTCCCAGCAAAGTGGGCGAATGGGCACCTAAGGCCGGGCACAAACATGCCCAGACATCGACCAACGATCGTCCCAAGTGCAATTTGAATGGCCTCCAGGCAGCTACTTCCAATGACAAGCTGGACTTGGGAGCCGGTGGCGATGGAGATCGCAAGTCTGGAATTGGTTTGGGATTGGGTTCGAGCGGCGGTGCCGACGTGGGAGCTGGCTTGGaattgggtttgggtttgacAGCCGGTGCCCCCGTGGGAGTTGGAGCTATCAAGAAGTGGCCCAACCAGGACTATAAGGTCTTCAAGCCAGCTAAATCTCCCACCAACGGAGTGATTCCGAAGATCGGCAAGGGGGCTACCTCACCACCATACG GTATCTAA
- the LOC6606504 gene encoding ribonucleoprotein RB97D isoform X2, translating to MDKGNCASSVCFGDSEADRKTEIKDEGSEHLRKIFIGGLSTQTSMETLREFFSQFGVVSDAVVMRDPVSNHSRGFGFVTFVDPKSVEIVQRARPHTIDNKIVETKHALPRQDFKRGGGVGSVVGSFGFEAGFVNSKRIFLGGLKEYHDEKVVREYFSQFGPVASVKLLIDRETGRQRAFGFLEFVDPLSAEKALAPRKHWILQTLVEVKRSTQKPDRRFRFPISSSVRAGYIPPQPATADSYNYNNPNYNRYLAQSVLPPSAFTNGWAHYVIPMASKPTPGQNTAPKHPFAGHGPDMWSTYPKPGTYSAQEWTPSKVGEWAPKAGHKHAQTSTNDRPKCNLNGLQAATSNDKLDLGAGGDGDRKSGIGLGLGSSGGADVGAGLELGLGLTAGAPVGVGAIKKWPNQDYKVFKPAKSPTNGVIPKIGKGATSPPYG from the exons ATGGATAAGGGAAATTGTGCCTCATCGGTCTGCTTTGGAGAT AGCGAAGCCGATAGAAAGACGGAAATTAAGGATGAAGGCTCCGAGCACTTGCGCAAGATCTTCATTGGTGGCCTATCCACTCAGACGTCCATGGAAACGCTGCGCGAATTCTTTAGCCAGTTCGGTGTCGTGTCCGATGCGGTGGTCATGCGGGATCCGGTAAGCAACCATTCCAGGGGCTTTGGCTTCGTCACCTTTGTGGATCCCAAGTCCGTGGAAATTGTCCAAAGGGCCCGTCCCCACACCATTGATAACAA AATTGTGGAGACCAAGCACGCTCTGCCACGCCAAGATTTCAAAAGGGGTGGCGGCGTTGGTTCCGTTGTCGGAAGTTTTGGCTTTGAAGCCGGTTTCGTGAATTCGAAAAGGATCTTTCTGGGCGGTTTGAAGGAGTATCACGATGAGAAAGTCGTGCGCGAATACTTTTCGCAGTTTGGACCGGTGGCCAGCGTGAAATTGCTCATTGACCGAGAGACCGGGCGTCAGCGGGCATTTGGCTTCCTTGAATTCGTGGATCCATTGAGTGCCGAGAAGGCCTTGG CACCGCGCAAGCACTGGATTCTCCAGACTTTGGTAGAGGTGAAGAGATCCACCCAGAAGCCCGACAGGCGTTTTCGCTTCCCCATTTCCAGCTCGGTCCGAGCCGGCTACATTCCGCCCCAGCCGGCCACCGCTGATagctacaactacaacaatcCCAACTACAATCGCTATCTGGCCCAGTCCGTTCTGCCGCCATCGGCATTCACCAACGGCTGGGCCCACTATGTGATTCCGATGGCATCCAAGCCAACACCCGGTCAGAACACGGCTCCAAAGCATCCGTTCGCCGGACACGGTCCGGACATGTGGTCCACCTATCCGAAGCCCGGTACCTACTCGGCCCAGGAGTGGACTCCCAGCAAAGTGGGCGAATGGGCACCTAAGGCCGGGCACAAACATGCCCAGACATCGACCAACGATCGTCCCAAGTGCAATTTGAATGGCCTCCAGGCAGCTACTTCCAATGACAAGCTGGACTTGGGAGCCGGTGGCGATGGAGATCGCAAGTCTGGAATTGGTTTGGGATTGGGTTCGAGCGGCGGTGCCGACGTGGGAGCTGGCTTGGaattgggtttgggtttgacAGCCGGTGCCCCCGTGGGAGTTGGAGCTATCAAGAAGTGGCCCAACCAGGACTATAAGGTCTTCAAGCCAGCTAAATCTCCCACCAACGGAGTGATTCCGAAGATCGGCAAGGGGGCTACCTCACCACCATACGGTTAA
- the LOC6606505 gene encoding ras GTPase-activating protein-binding protein 1: MVMDATQSQQPSPQSVGREFVRQYYTLLNKAPNHLHRFYNHNSSYIHGESKLVVGQREIHNRIQQLNFNDCHAKISQVDAQATLGNGVVVQVTGELSNDGQPMRRFTQTFVLAAQSPKKYYVHNDIFRYQDLYIEDEQDGESRSENDEEHDVQVVGGTVDQAVQVAGDVVAQQPQQQQAPPQPQAQVVVPQQVAPVAAGGAAPQQIFYPLPAAAAAGRPVAVLPPAPQAAAVPLPAQFTVPPPQPIQNGVVSHEELQQQQVLVPPSVSPLVQQQQQQPTGTPVLPIVPVPSAGFQQSPLVAPQLIQQQQPAQLPPQQQQQPLQQQQQPLAEPEEVEVAPRQQKPPTPVEDFKTIHEQQQQEKYEAAKQQQNEPKTYANLFKSTSSSPSGFVNAALQQQQQLQQQQQQQQSISSNTYNSSSATSGGGNGSQVSYSTTASSYNNSNGNSRLDNGGPLPQRNNSIRNNKGDFEQRRSSNTQQFGDNQQLFLGNIPHHASEDDLREIFSRFGNVLELRILSKAGNKVPPGMRSPLNYGFITYDDPEAVQKCLANCPLYFPENSPDGQKLNVEEKKPRVRNDMVPRQQIGGNNLNNNMGRLGGNNGPQSRPMGNNNGSGGGMMRNNAGGNNLRQGGGGGNGAPRLGGGGGGFGQRQDNRTGGGNNQSNGPLRGAGNGQSGGGNYGRR; the protein is encoded by the exons ATGGTCATGGATGCGACCCAATCGCAGCAGCCTTCGCCGCAATCTGTGGGACGCGAGTTTGTCCGCCAGTACTACACGCTGCTGAACAAGGCGCCCAACCACTTGCATCGCTTCTATAACCACAACTCGTCGTACATCCATGGAGAGTCCAAGCTGGTGGTCGGTCAGCGGGAGATCCACAACCGGATCCAGCAGCTGAACTTCAATGATTGCCACGCGAAGATCAGCCAGGTTGATGCCCAGGCCACTTTGGGCAACGGTGTGGTGGTTCAGGTCACCGGGGAGCTATCCAATGATGGCCAGCCGATGCGGCGTTTTACCCAGACGTTCGTTTTGGCCGCTCAGTCGCCGAAGAAGTACTACGTTCACAACGACATCTTCCGCTATCAGGATCTGTACATCGAGGACGAGCAGGATGGCGAGTCGCGATCGGAGAACGATGAGGAGCACGATGTCCAGGTCGTCGGTGGTACTGTGGATCAAGCTGTGCAGGTGGCCGGCGATGTAGTTGcccagcagccgcagcaacagcaggctCCTCCGCAGCCACAGGCTCAGGTCGTTGTGCCCCAGCAGGTGGCTCCTGTAGCGGCCGGCGGCGCTGCTCCACAGCAGATCTTCTACCCATTGCCAGCGGCTGCTGCCGCCGGACGTCCTGTGGCTGTTTTGCCACCAGCTCCGCAAGCCGCGGCTGTTCCACTGCCCGCGCAGTTCACCGTTCCGCCGCCACAGCCCATCCAGAACGGTGTGGTGTCGCACGaggaactgcagcagcagcaggtgctGGTCCCTCCCAGCGTGTCTCCCCTggtacagcagcagcagcagcagccgacCGGCACGCCTGTGTTGCCCATTGTCCCAGTGCCAAGCGCGGGCTTCCAACAGTCGCCACTGGTGGCACCACAGCtcatccagcagcagcaaccggCACAGCTGcccccgcagcagcagcagcagcctttgcaacagcagcaacaaccgcTGGCTGAGCCCGAAGAAGTCGAGGTGGCGCCAAGGCAGCAGAAGCCTCCCACCCCCGTCGAGGATTTCAAAACCATTcacgagcagcagcaacaggagaAGTACGAGGCCgccaagcagcagcagaatgAGCCCAAGACGTACGCGAATCTCTTCAAGTCCACGTCCTCCTCGCCCAGTGGCTTTGTGAACGCcgcactgcagcagcagcaacaactccagcagcaacagcagcagcagcagtccatcagcagcaacacctATAACTCTTCCTCGGCAACCTCGGGTGGCGGCAATGGCAGTCAGGTTAGCTACTCCACCACCGCTTCGTCgtacaacaacagcaacggcaaCTCGCGACTGGACAACGGTGGCCCGCTGCCGCAGCGAAACAACTCGATCCGCAACAACAAGGGTG ACTTTGAGCAGCGCCGCTCGAGCAACACGCAGCAGTTCGGTGATAATCAGCAGCTGTTCTTGGGCAATATACCGCACCACGCCAGCGAGGACGATTTGCGAGAGATCTTCTCACGCTTCGGAAATGTGCTGGAGCTGCGCATTTTGTCCAAGGCTGGCAACAAGGTGCCACCAGGCATGCGGAGTCCGCTGAACTACGGATTCATTACCTACGACGATCCTGAGGCGGTGCAAAAGTGCCTGGCCAACTGC CCCCTGTACTTCCCCGAGAACTCACCCGATGGCCAGAAGTTGAATGTGGAGGAGAAGAAGCCGCGTGTGCGCAACGACATGGTGCCGCGCCAGCAGATCGGTGGCAACAACCTGAACAACAACATGGGCCGTTTGGGCGGCAACAATGGTCCGCAGTCGCGTCCGAtgggcaacaacaatggcagcggcggcggcatgaTGCGCAACAATGCCGGTGGCAACAATCTGCGCCagggcggcggcggtggaaaTGGTGCTCCACGCCTgggaggcggcggcggtggatTCGGACAGCGCCAGGATAACCGCACCGGTGGCGGCAACAACCAGTCTAACGGACCGCTGCGCGGTGCCGGAAATGGACAGAGTGGTGGTGGCAACTACGGACGTCGCTAA
- the LOC6606506 gene encoding RNA-binding protein squid isoform X2, protein MAENKQVDTEINGEDFTKDVTADGPGSENGDAGAAGSTNGSSDNQSAASGQRDDDRKLFVGGLSWETTEKELRDHFGKYGEIESINVKTDPQTGRSRGFAFIVFTNTEAIEKVSAVEEHIINSKKVDPKKAKARHGKIFVGGLTTEISDEEIKTYFGQFGNIVEVEMPFDKQKSQRKGFCFITFDSEQVVTDLLKTPKQKIAGKEVDVKRATPKPENQMMGGMRGGPRGGMRGGRGGYGGRGGYNNQWDGQGSYGGYGGGYGGYGAGGYGDYYAGGYYNGYDYGYGGGGGFNGGKQRGGGGRQQRHQPY, encoded by the exons ATGGCCGAGAACAAGCAAGTGGATACAGAAATTAACGGCGAGGATTTCACCAAGGACGTGACTGCCGACGGTCCGGGATCTGAAAATGGTGATGCGGGCGCCGCCGGCTCGACCAACGGCAGTTCGGACAACCAATCGGCTGCATCCGGCCAGCGGGACGACGACAG GAAACTGTTTGTCGGTGGTCTGAGCTGGGAAACGACTGAGA AGGAACTCCGCGATCACTTCGGCAAATATGGCGAAATCGAGAGCATCAATGTCAAGACAGATCCCCAGACCGGTCGATCCCGAGGATTCGCCTTCATCGTGTTTACAAACACTGAGGCCATTGAAAAGGTCAGCGCCGTGGAGGAGCACATAATCAACAGCAAGAAGGTCGATCCCAAGAAGGCCAAGGCCAGGCACGGCAAGATCTTTGTCGGTGGCCTCACCACAGAGATCAGCGACGAGGAGATTAAGACCTACTTTGGACAGTTTGGCAAC atCGTCGAGGTGGAGATGCCATTCGACAAGCAAAAGTCGCAGCGCAAGGGATTCTGCTTCATCACCTTCGATTCAGAGCAGGTGGTGACGGATCTGCTGAAGACGCCCAAGCAGAAGATCGCCGGCAAGGAGGTCGATGTTAAGCGTGCGACGCCCAAGCCGGAGAACCAGATGATGGGCGGTATGCGTGGTGGCCCACGCGGCGGTATGCGCGGCGGACGCGGTGGCTACGGAGGACGCGGTG GCTACAACAACCAGTGGGACGGACAGGGATCATACGGCGGCTATGGCGGCGGCTACGGCGGATATGGTGCCGGTGGCTATGGCGACTACTATGCCGGCGGCTACTATAATGGATATGACTACGGTTATG gcggcggtggcggttTTAACGGTGGCAAGCAGCGCGGAGGCGGTGGACGCCAGCAGCGGCACCAGCCCTACTAA
- the LOC6606506 gene encoding RNA-binding protein squid isoform X1 → MAENKQVDTEINGEDFTKDVTADGPGSENGDAGAAGSTNGSSDNQSAASGQRDDDRKLFVGGLSWETTEKELRDHFGKYGEIESINVKTDPQTGRSRGFAFIVFTNTEAIEKVSAVEEHIINSKKVDPKKAKARHGKIFVGGLTTEISDEEIKTYFGQFGNIVEVEMPFDKQKSQRKGFCFITFDSEQVVTDLLKTPKQKIAGKEVDVKRATPKPENQMMGGMRGGPRGGMRGGRGGYGGRGGYNNQWDGQGSYGGYGGGYGGYGAGGYGDYYAGGYYNGYDYGYDGYGYGGGFEGNGYGGGGGGNMGGGRGGPRGGGGPKGGGGGFNGGKQRGGGGRQQRHQPY, encoded by the exons ATGGCCGAGAACAAGCAAGTGGATACAGAAATTAACGGCGAGGATTTCACCAAGGACGTGACTGCCGACGGTCCGGGATCTGAAAATGGTGATGCGGGCGCCGCCGGCTCGACCAACGGCAGTTCGGACAACCAATCGGCTGCATCCGGCCAGCGGGACGACGACAG GAAACTGTTTGTCGGTGGTCTGAGCTGGGAAACGACTGAGA AGGAACTCCGCGATCACTTCGGCAAATATGGCGAAATCGAGAGCATCAATGTCAAGACAGATCCCCAGACCGGTCGATCCCGAGGATTCGCCTTCATCGTGTTTACAAACACTGAGGCCATTGAAAAGGTCAGCGCCGTGGAGGAGCACATAATCAACAGCAAGAAGGTCGATCCCAAGAAGGCCAAGGCCAGGCACGGCAAGATCTTTGTCGGTGGCCTCACCACAGAGATCAGCGACGAGGAGATTAAGACCTACTTTGGACAGTTTGGCAAC atCGTCGAGGTGGAGATGCCATTCGACAAGCAAAAGTCGCAGCGCAAGGGATTCTGCTTCATCACCTTCGATTCAGAGCAGGTGGTGACGGATCTGCTGAAGACGCCCAAGCAGAAGATCGCCGGCAAGGAGGTCGATGTTAAGCGTGCGACGCCCAAGCCGGAGAACCAGATGATGGGCGGTATGCGTGGTGGCCCACGCGGCGGTATGCGCGGCGGACGCGGTGGCTACGGAGGACGCGGTG GCTACAACAACCAGTGGGACGGACAGGGATCATACGGCGGCTATGGCGGCGGCTACGGCGGATATGGTGCCGGTGGCTATGGCGACTACTATGCCGGCGGCTACTATAATGGATATGACTACGGTTATG ACGGCTACGGTTACGGCGGCGGCTTTGAGGGTAACGGCTACggcggaggcggtggtggAAATATGGGCGGTGGTCGCGGTGGACCCCGCGGCGGCGGCGGCCCCAAAG gcggcggtggcggttTTAACGGTGGCAAGCAGCGCGGAGGCGGTGGACGCCAGCAGCGGCACCAGCCCTACTAA